A section of the Bryobacteraceae bacterium genome encodes:
- a CDS encoding alpha-L-fucosidase, which translates to MKAWPWAFLLLCVEAIGQNFADIRPSPQQLAWQELEIGVLVHFGPNTFMDREWGDGTVDPAVFNPTRLDADQWVRAARAAGAKYLILVAKHHDGFCLWPSRHTDYSVRRSPWKNGQGDVVREVEQACRRHGLAFGIYLSPWDRHDPRYADNKKYDDYYVAQMTELATQYGPLVEFWLDGAGSEGHVYDFVRYVRTMRTYQPNALLFASLDFMPYGDIRWVGNESGSAHEENWNVVDNYGIVRWRPAEADTPLRHGHWFWHPDSEKRLKSLDELMDIYHKTVGRGAQLVLGIAPDHRGLLPEPDAKRLEEFGAEIRRIYGRPAGVPEGPDPSVVWLAEPRRVDRVVLQEDLAHGQMVRRFRVEAQSGGQWREVARGTTIGHKRILIFGPLEAAALRVVIEASLGPVHLKPMTVYSGGFPPARRRDSVNADVHDHAP; encoded by the coding sequence ATGAAAGCGTGGCCGTGGGCATTTCTTCTGCTGTGTGTCGAGGCCATTGGGCAGAATTTCGCCGACATCCGCCCGAGCCCGCAGCAGCTGGCCTGGCAAGAGCTGGAGATCGGCGTGCTGGTCCACTTCGGGCCAAACACGTTCATGGACCGGGAATGGGGCGATGGCACGGTCGATCCTGCGGTGTTCAACCCCACCCGACTGGACGCCGACCAGTGGGTGCGCGCGGCCAGGGCCGCCGGGGCCAAGTACCTCATCCTGGTGGCCAAGCACCATGACGGTTTCTGCCTCTGGCCCTCGCGCCACACCGATTACAGCGTCCGGCGCAGCCCCTGGAAGAACGGCCAGGGCGATGTCGTGCGCGAGGTCGAGCAGGCCTGCCGGCGGCACGGACTTGCCTTCGGCATCTATCTATCCCCGTGGGACCGGCACGATCCGCGCTACGCGGACAACAAAAAATACGACGACTATTATGTGGCGCAAATGACCGAATTGGCCACGCAATATGGACCGCTTGTGGAATTCTGGCTGGATGGCGCCGGCAGCGAAGGGCATGTCTATGATTTCGTCCGTTACGTCCGCACGATGCGGACCTATCAGCCCAACGCGCTGCTGTTTGCGAGCCTCGACTTCATGCCCTACGGCGACATCCGCTGGGTGGGCAACGAAAGCGGCTCTGCGCACGAAGAGAACTGGAACGTCGTGGATAATTACGGCATCGTGCGATGGCGTCCGGCCGAGGCCGATACGCCCCTCCGTCACGGCCACTGGTTCTGGCATCCGGACTCGGAAAAGCGGCTGAAATCGCTGGACGAGCTCATGGACATTTACCACAAAACTGTGGGCCGGGGCGCGCAGCTTGTGCTGGGAATCGCCCCGGACCATCGGGGACTGCTGCCCGAGCCGGACGCAAAAAGGCTGGAGGAATTCGGCGCGGAAATCCGCCGGATTTACGGCAGGCCCGCGGGCGTGCCGGAGGGACCGGATCCGTCCGTTGTCTGGCTGGCGGAACCGCGGCGTGTCGACCGCGTCGTCTTGCAGGAGGATCTCGCCCACGGCCAGATGGTGCGGCGCTTCCGCGTGGAGGCGCAATCCGGTGGACAATGGCGGGAAGTGGCCCGCGGAACGACGATCGGACACAAGCGCATCCTGATCTTCGGCCCGCTGGAGGCCGCCGCGTTGCGGGTGGTGATCGAGGCCAGCCTCGGGCCGGTGCATCTGAAGCCGATGACAGTGTACTCTGGCGGCTTTCCTCCGGCCCGCCGGCGTGATAGTGTAAACGCGGACGTTCATGACCACGCGCCGTGA
- a CDS encoding succinyl-CoA ligase subunit alpha, protein MTTRRDIEAFLALKRIAVVGVSRHAASYSRMVFRELRSRGYELVPVHPEAEQIEGIPCARRLADVDPPPDAALILTSPRLYGRLGEEARQAGVAAVWFRQKGPDLEGMAVVDGECPLMWLRGAGWIHRMHRRLRRWAGTLPA, encoded by the coding sequence ATGACCACGCGCCGTGACATCGAGGCCTTTCTCGCGTTGAAGCGGATCGCCGTCGTTGGCGTGTCGCGCCACGCCGCCAGTTACAGCCGCATGGTGTTCCGCGAGCTTCGCAGCCGGGGCTATGAGCTTGTGCCGGTGCACCCGGAGGCGGAGCAGATTGAAGGGATCCCGTGCGCCCGGAGGCTGGCGGACGTGGATCCGCCGCCGGATGCGGCGCTGATCCTGACGAGTCCCAGGCTGTACGGCAGGCTGGGCGAGGAGGCCAGGCAGGCGGGTGTGGCCGCGGTCTGGTTCCGGCAGAAGGGGCCGGATCTGGAGGGCATGGCGGTGGTGGACGGGGAGTGCCCGTTGATGTGGCTGCGTGGCGCGGGCTGGATTCACCGGATGCACCGCAGGCTGCGGCGGTGGGCGGGGACGCTCCCCGCATGA
- a CDS encoding arabinosidase (possible pseudo, internal stop codon, frameshifted), with protein MLFASFRANGDTGVFFALSDDGYRWAAAAGGRPVVRPERPGMLMRDPFLVRGPGGRWHMLWTTGWTRSEADRSLTIGHASSSDLVHWSSQRLIPIPLEGARNAWAPEAVWQPKQKQWIVFWASTVPGRLPESEARGDQGYNHRIWAMRTPDFERFTAPELFFDPGFNVIDATIVRAGRRWLMVFKDERREPLAKNLRLAWADDPAGPWRAEPASFTKSWIEGPSVIRLGRD; from the coding sequence TTGCTGTTCGCTTCATTCCGGGCCAACGGCGACACGGGCGTCTTCTTCGCTCTCTCCGACGACGGATACCGCTGGGCTGCGGCCGCCGGCGGCCGGCCGGTCGTGCGTCCGGAACGGCCCGGGATGCTGATGCGCGATCCGTTCCTCGTGCGCGGCCCCGGCGGGCGCTGGCACATGCTCTGGACCACCGGCTGGACGCGCTCGGAAGCGGACCGCTCGCTCACCATCGGCCATGCCTCATCTTCCGACCTGGTCCACTGGTCCTCACAGCGGCTGATCCCCATTCCGCTGGAAGGCGCGCGCAACGCCTGGGCCCCGGAGGCCGTCTGGCAGCCGAAACAGAAACAGTGGATCGTGTTTTGGGCAAGCACCGTTCCGGGGCGCCTCCCGGAAAGCGAGGCCAGAGGCGATCAGGGCTACAACCACCGCATCTGGGCGATGCGCACGCCGGATTTCGAAAGATTCACCGCGCCGGAGCTCTTTTTCGATCCCGGCTTCAACGTGATCGACGCAACCATCGTCCGCGCCGGCAGGCGCTGGCTGATGGTCTTCAAGGACGAGCGGCGCGAACCGCTCGCAAAGAACCTGCGGCTGGCCTGGGCCGACGATCCCGCCGGCCCCTGGCGCGCTGAGCCCGCTTCGTTCACGAAATCGTGGATCGAAGGCCCTTCGGTGATCCGCCTCGGCCGGGACTAG